A stretch of Nitrospira sp. DNA encodes these proteins:
- a CDS encoding glycosyltransferase family 39 protein codes for MTFPQLLQMVAPADTKAPSRLEALIKGLCFVACANVLVLFFVQGGYDIAVGPVHLHASSLRNWLALCLALSLGKAWMEERRGARSVLEGLQSSLLLFIGALTVYYSNGHTFETADTLPARFLPVSLLMDRDFYLDEYASTIEQYDEQYFVRVINGHLISTYPPWGAVLSVPVYIVPVLKVGTRLAAETLFDLEKRAGMLMVALSVLTLFSGLRRVTTPRVAWFIAFVYAFGTSSLSLISQASWQHGPSQLFFSLTLYCLVRGRETPALIAWAGLALGWAVICRPLNLVMALPVALYVLHKHREQCVGFLLAGIPPLLLFLWYNDAYFDSPLRTGFGATVVTPASLVGHHLSWFNTPFLEGIAGVLFSPARGLFIYSPIFLCSLAGIAVAWREPGQVLLRYLSVGTLLLLIPVATLGSWWGGHGYGPRLLADSAPFLCFLMVPALEQIHRRRWIKYMVVGLTGVSIGMHAIGYAYSGDWGSERLDFDTYPERVWYWRESPPVLFGTQLLEQAWQKVAMRF; via the coding sequence GTGACGTTTCCTCAACTGCTGCAGATGGTTGCTCCGGCCGACACCAAGGCGCCATCTCGTCTCGAGGCCTTGATCAAGGGGCTTTGTTTTGTGGCCTGTGCCAACGTCCTGGTCTTGTTTTTCGTTCAGGGGGGCTACGATATTGCCGTTGGTCCTGTTCATCTGCACGCCTCTTCCCTGAGGAACTGGCTTGCCCTCTGCCTGGCTCTCTCCTTAGGCAAGGCCTGGATGGAAGAGAGGCGTGGCGCCAGATCGGTGTTAGAAGGGTTGCAGTCTTCGCTCCTGCTTTTCATCGGGGCGTTGACCGTGTATTACTCTAACGGGCACACCTTCGAAACGGCCGATACCTTGCCTGCGCGTTTTCTTCCGGTCAGCCTCCTCATGGACCGAGATTTTTATCTCGATGAGTATGCCTCTACCATCGAGCAGTACGATGAACAATACTTTGTCCGGGTCATCAACGGACATCTGATATCGACTTATCCCCCATGGGGAGCCGTCCTGTCCGTGCCGGTATATATTGTTCCCGTTCTCAAAGTGGGGACGAGGCTCGCCGCTGAGACGCTTTTCGATTTGGAGAAGCGGGCAGGTATGCTCATGGTAGCGCTATCGGTGCTTACCCTATTTAGCGGGCTACGGCGGGTCACGACGCCGCGCGTGGCGTGGTTCATTGCCTTCGTCTATGCTTTTGGAACAAGCAGCTTGAGTCTTATTAGTCAAGCCTCGTGGCAGCACGGTCCGAGCCAGCTGTTTTTCTCGCTCACTCTGTACTGTCTGGTAAGGGGCAGGGAGACTCCGGCTCTTATTGCGTGGGCCGGACTGGCGCTTGGCTGGGCGGTTATCTGTCGCCCGTTGAATCTCGTCATGGCGCTTCCGGTTGCACTCTATGTGCTCCATAAGCATCGGGAGCAATGTGTTGGGTTCTTGCTTGCCGGTATTCCTCCACTGCTGCTGTTTCTGTGGTACAACGACGCGTATTTCGACTCGCCTCTCCGGACCGGATTTGGTGCGACCGTTGTCACTCCGGCTTCCCTCGTGGGGCACCATCTTTCCTGGTTCAACACCCCCTTCCTCGAAGGGATTGCGGGCGTGCTATTTTCCCCGGCGCGTGGGTTGTTTATCTACTCCCCGATCTTTCTCTGTTCGCTGGCCGGGATAGCGGTGGCATGGAGAGAGCCGGGACAGGTGCTACTCAGGTATCTGAGCGTGGGGACTCTTTTGTTGCTCATCCCGGTCGCGACGCTTGGGAGTTGGTGGGGAGGACATGGGTATGGTCCAAGGCTTTTGGCGGATAGCGCCCCTTTCCTCTGTTTCTTGATGGTTCCCGCCCTGGAGCAAATTCATCGGAGACGCTGGATCAAATATATGGTCGTAGGGTTGACGGGCGTTTCAATCGGAATGCATGCCATTGGGTATGCCTATTCGGGCGATTGGGGTTCAGAGCGGCTCGACTTCGATACGTATCCCGAACGGGTGTGGTACTGGCGGGAAAGTCCTCCGGTCCTGTTCGGCACACAACTTCTGGAGCAGGCGTGGCAGAAGGTTGCCATGCGGTTCTAA
- a CDS encoding alpha/beta hydrolase: MLTKRRHRFRPLRKLLYITIGFLLLALIGVGYQIVGMVQDRKQYPPPGQLIDVGGYKLHLYCTGEGSPTVILDAMGPGWSVYWAEVQPEIAKITRVCSYDRAGFGWSDTGRLPRIGRRMADELHQLLTNGGISSPYLLVGHSLGGFVARLYRQAHPNDVVGMVLVDAGHERQFDQVEFMRFVSPGKSMFPIIRAVTALGLTRLLISRDLAPSFFATQEAGVPADIRPLLRAGWTQSRYFKTMTYEGAALEGTAGQTGMAGSLGNLPLTVITATGPTWWPEMPPTVNPANFRKMWLKLQTDLTKLSTNSRQVFADRSSHFINFDQPELIIETIREMIASQTPSQIQK, encoded by the coding sequence ATGCTCACTAAACGTCGGCACCGCTTCCGCCCCCTGCGCAAGCTACTCTACATTACAATCGGCTTCCTGCTGCTCGCGCTGATCGGCGTGGGATATCAGATTGTCGGCATGGTGCAGGACCGGAAGCAGTACCCACCGCCCGGACAGCTTATCGACGTCGGCGGATATAAACTTCACCTCTACTGCACCGGCGAAGGCAGCCCGACCGTGATCTTGGATGCCATGGGTCCTGGTTGGTCGGTCTATTGGGCAGAGGTCCAGCCGGAGATCGCGAAAATCACACGGGTCTGCTCCTATGACCGGGCAGGATTCGGCTGGAGCGATACTGGCCGTCTGCCACGCATCGGCAGACGGATGGCCGATGAGCTTCACCAGTTGCTGACGAACGGCGGCATCTCCAGCCCCTACCTGCTCGTCGGCCATTCGCTGGGCGGGTTCGTCGCTCGGCTGTATCGCCAGGCCCACCCGAACGATGTCGTCGGGATGGTGCTAGTGGATGCGGGGCATGAACGGCAATTCGACCAAGTCGAGTTCATGCGATTCGTCTCACCCGGAAAATCCATGTTCCCGATCATCCGCGCGGTGACGGCCCTAGGCCTGACCCGGCTGTTGATCTCACGGGATCTTGCGCCGTCGTTCTTTGCCACCCAGGAAGCCGGTGTGCCTGCCGACATCCGCCCGCTCCTCCGCGCCGGATGGACGCAGTCGCGCTACTTCAAGACGATGACATACGAAGGTGCGGCACTGGAGGGGACCGCTGGGCAAACCGGGATGGCCGGTTCGCTGGGGAACCTGCCCTTGACCGTCATCACCGCGACCGGACCAACCTGGTGGCCCGAGATGCCGCCGACGGTGAATCCGGCCAACTTTCGAAAAATGTGGCTGAAGCTGCAAACTGACCTCACCAAGCTCTCCACCAACAGCCGCCAAGTCTTCGCCGACCGCAGCAGCCACTTCATTAACTTCGACCAGCCTGAACTCATCATTGAGACCATTCGGGAAATGATCGCCTCCCAGACACCCTCTCAAATCCAGAAGTAA
- a CDS encoding Hsp20/alpha crystallin family protein yields the protein MSSYVPSVVSPVRAGSFDREVDRMFDEALRAFGVSGQAWAPACNAWEDGNGFYVEVALPGWEPKDISLEIENQVLAVKGERREERGPEGTYHLREIAGGQFARLFRLPTFVDHEKASAVHRNGILTVTFPKREEAKPRRIMIEG from the coding sequence ATGAGCAGTTATGTACCGTCTGTCGTGTCCCCGGTCAGGGCCGGATCATTTGATCGCGAGGTGGACCGGATGTTCGACGAAGCCCTGCGTGCTTTCGGCGTGTCGGGCCAGGCCTGGGCGCCTGCTTGCAATGCCTGGGAGGATGGGAATGGCTTCTATGTGGAGGTTGCGCTCCCAGGGTGGGAGCCGAAAGACATCTCATTGGAGATTGAGAACCAGGTGTTGGCGGTGAAGGGAGAGCGGAGAGAGGAACGGGGGCCAGAGGGGACGTATCATCTGCGTGAGATCGCCGGCGGGCAGTTCGCCAGGCTCTTCCGGTTGCCGACGTTTGTGGATCATGAGAAAGCATCGGCTGTGCACAGGAATGGGATCCTGACCGTGACCTTTCCTAAGCGGGAAGAGGCGAAACCCAGGCGCATCATGATCGAAGGGTAA
- a CDS encoding cytochrome P450, translating to MSDSSQTRTIARGPTGYPLVGNLPEFLYDKLGFLSRCAATYGDVIRLKIGEPTFLLNNPDDIKHVLVLNPDNYGKSPRMTSAKGKKLSGAGLLTSVGPEHLRQRRMMQPVFYRKTVESFSRIITEGVGEMLVRWADGMELDLECEMMGLVQRNIVKTLLGADADDNLPALLEAITIRRLYMEHVFFSPFPEWVPSRIGWKYRQAMQCIDTIVARAIQARRAYPTDGRDLLSLLLCAKYDDGTAMTDQQVRDEVVTLLVTGYETIGEALTWTSYLLSQHPAIEARFLAEVDRVLGGRLPSADDLPRLGYCGMVLAESMRLYPPTWLFVRIAQAEDKLPSGVTIPAGSKIYLCQYVMQRHPRYFPDPERFDPERFTETEKKERPQFAYFPFGGGARVCIGEHFAKMEAILVLASIAQRFKLSLVQGQTIVPEPKMTLRPRNGIRMRVFRRTQE from the coding sequence ATGAGCGACAGTAGTCAGACGAGGACCATAGCGCGGGGACCGACGGGATATCCGCTGGTGGGGAATCTGCCGGAGTTCTTGTACGACAAGCTAGGTTTTCTCTCGCGCTGTGCCGCCACCTATGGGGACGTGATCAGATTGAAGATCGGAGAGCCGACCTTCCTTTTGAATAATCCGGACGATATCAAACATGTGTTGGTACTCAATCCGGACAACTACGGCAAATCGCCCCGCATGACCAGTGCGAAAGGAAAGAAATTGTCGGGGGCGGGCCTGCTCACCAGTGTGGGACCTGAACATTTGAGGCAGCGAAGGATGATGCAGCCGGTGTTCTACCGGAAGACCGTGGAATCCTTCTCTCGCATCATCACCGAGGGGGTCGGGGAGATGCTGGTCCGGTGGGCTGACGGAATGGAGCTGGACCTCGAATGCGAGATGATGGGTCTCGTCCAACGGAATATCGTTAAGACCTTGTTGGGAGCGGATGCTGACGATAACTTGCCCGCATTGCTCGAGGCCATTACGATCCGGCGGCTTTACATGGAGCATGTGTTCTTCTCTCCCTTCCCTGAATGGGTGCCCAGCCGGATTGGCTGGAAGTACCGCCAAGCCATGCAATGTATTGATACCATCGTGGCTCGAGCGATTCAGGCACGGCGCGCATATCCTACGGACGGCAGGGATCTGCTCTCTCTGTTGCTTTGCGCGAAATATGACGACGGGACAGCCATGACGGACCAACAGGTCCGCGATGAAGTCGTAACCCTCTTGGTTACAGGCTATGAGACGATCGGCGAGGCGTTGACCTGGACCTCCTATCTCCTGTCCCAACATCCGGCAATCGAGGCAAGATTCCTTGCGGAAGTGGATAGGGTTTTGGGTGGTCGGCTGCCATCTGCTGACGATCTTCCTCGCTTGGGTTATTGCGGAATGGTACTAGCCGAGTCGATGCGGTTGTACCCGCCCACCTGGCTCTTTGTGCGGATTGCGCAGGCGGAGGACAAGCTACCGAGCGGGGTCACCATCCCGGCAGGATCAAAAATTTATCTGTGCCAATACGTTATGCAGCGCCATCCCCGGTATTTTCCAGATCCTGAGCGCTTCGACCCTGAACGATTTACCGAAACCGAAAAAAAAGAACGCCCACAGTTTGCCTATTTCCCGTTCGGTGGCGGTGCGCGCGTCTGTATCGGAGAGCATTTTGCCAAGATGGAGGCAATCTTAGTGCTGGCCTCGATCGCGCAGCGGTTCAAGTTGTCCCTGGTCCAGGGGCAGACGATCGTGCCTGAGCCCAAGATGACCTTGCGGCCGAGGAACGGGATCCGGATGCGAGTGTTTCGACGAACTCAGGAGTAG
- a CDS encoding PilZ domain-containing protein gives MSTDFAILPCIMASDTPASPPSGRDRREFYRITVTLPVRIQPETDTTEGALIEQSVNISGGGFGITVATVYQPNDILAVTLRLPDHGLFTSFAEVLRLDPIPFPGGTYRLHARFVRMPSQDREVLIRHILRFQRDHLQEHYSA, from the coding sequence ATGTCTACCGACTTTGCTATACTCCCTTGCATCATGGCCTCAGATACACCGGCTTCGCCGCCGTCAGGAAGAGATCGCCGCGAATTTTATCGAATTACCGTCACCCTGCCCGTCCGCATTCAGCCCGAAACGGATACGACGGAGGGTGCGCTCATCGAGCAATCCGTCAACATCAGCGGCGGCGGCTTCGGCATCACGGTCGCCACGGTCTATCAACCCAACGACATCCTTGCGGTCACGCTTCGCCTGCCCGATCATGGCCTCTTCACATCCTTCGCCGAAGTATTGCGGCTCGATCCCATCCCCTTTCCGGGAGGGACCTATCGCCTCCACGCTCGCTTCGTCAGAATGCCCTCACAGGACCGGGAAGTGTTGATCAGACATATCCTGCGGTTTCAGCGGGACCACCTGCAAGAACACTATTCCGCATAA
- a CDS encoding PilZ domain-containing protein, with product MEQTKPYQRAHYRLPLPTAYPVMFAGTSAIGEGTLTNLSVFGCTIECTTILPQATNLLLRLILPDQKESLPIEEAEVRWIDEQRIGVRFSKVERAANLRLHGFVWDRMLERMQAIKQRR from the coding sequence ATGGAACAGACCAAACCCTATCAACGTGCGCATTATCGCTTACCCCTTCCAACGGCCTATCCCGTGATGTTTGCCGGCACCTCGGCGATCGGCGAGGGCACCCTCACCAATCTGTCGGTGTTTGGCTGCACGATCGAATGTACGACGATTCTGCCCCAAGCGACGAACCTGTTACTCCGGCTGATTCTGCCGGATCAGAAGGAATCGCTCCCGATCGAAGAAGCGGAAGTGCGGTGGATCGATGAGCAGCGGATCGGAGTGCGATTCAGCAAGGTGGAGCGTGCGGCCAATCTTCGGCTCCATGGATTTGTGTGGGACCGGATGCTCGAACGCATGCAGGCCATCAAGCAGCGGCGCTAG
- a CDS encoding M48 family metallopeptidase, with amino-acid sequence MSDTQFEQLVRRLETYAHKHPTPYKLKVALVAALGYAYVLAILGLALAVGAWLILSLKDGGSGHLSSIKLLFGLGVLAAIILRAFWVRLAPPTGYEVYREDAPRLFLLIDKLTTALGTPLFHHVLIVNDLNAAVAQRPRLGIFGWYQNYLLLGLPLMLAMTPAQFRAVLAHEFGHLGHSHGRFSGWIYRTRIIWSRLLEELRARDHWGSVFFTKFLDWYAPFFNAYSFVLARAQEYEADRQAARLVGPHAMKDALASLQIIARLMDERYWPALNRRTITNPAPPASHLDELITVLQRVTPHDSIQKWMHEAMQQTTGYADTHPALVDRLAALDRLPEKQNAPEPPADFPHLRDPHEATAANYYLDAHATATREALDRSWAESVADEWQQKHEEMAAARARCQALSDQSATVGLSIDELWEYACQMEALESDRAALPLLQQLLTKAPAHAAANLAMGRLLLAQDDQAGLQYLEKALAADREAVIPACQLASTFLERRGNHKESMRYRVKAQRQRQQLLEAEAERSTIKPGDSFEPHGLPAEVIEGIARQLASRPDIQAAYLVRKTVQALTRVPCYALVIIPHRAWYELHADSSNQALLEQLRTTLTLPEDTYILIADQLMKHRWISTLRPIPQSAILSTHTTAL; translated from the coding sequence ATGTCCGACACACAGTTCGAGCAATTGGTGCGCCGTCTCGAGACGTACGCCCATAAACATCCGACACCGTACAAACTGAAGGTCGCGCTGGTCGCCGCTCTCGGCTATGCCTATGTGCTGGCCATCCTGGGCCTGGCATTGGCGGTCGGCGCCTGGCTGATTCTCTCACTGAAAGACGGAGGATCAGGCCATCTCAGCTCCATCAAGCTGCTGTTCGGCCTTGGAGTGCTGGCGGCGATCATCCTGCGGGCCTTCTGGGTGCGCCTTGCCCCGCCGACGGGCTATGAGGTGTATCGGGAAGACGCGCCGCGCCTGTTCCTCCTCATCGATAAACTAACCACGGCGTTGGGCACGCCACTCTTTCACCATGTGCTCATCGTGAACGACCTGAATGCCGCCGTCGCACAGCGACCGCGCCTCGGCATTTTCGGCTGGTATCAGAACTATCTGCTGCTCGGCCTCCCCCTCATGTTGGCCATGACACCGGCCCAGTTCCGCGCCGTGCTCGCGCATGAGTTCGGCCACCTGGGCCACTCTCATGGGCGCTTCTCCGGGTGGATCTATCGCACCCGCATAATCTGGTCGCGCCTGCTGGAAGAGCTGCGCGCCCGCGATCATTGGGGCTCGGTGTTCTTTACCAAGTTCCTGGACTGGTATGCCCCCTTCTTCAACGCCTACTCGTTCGTCCTGGCCCGCGCGCAGGAGTACGAAGCCGATCGTCAGGCGGCCCGGCTGGTCGGCCCGCACGCGATGAAAGACGCCTTGGCATCGCTCCAGATCATCGCGCGTCTGATGGACGAACGGTATTGGCCCGCTTTGAATCGCCGGACCATCACAAATCCTGCACCGCCCGCCTCCCATCTCGATGAACTCATCACGGTGTTGCAGCGCGTCACGCCTCACGACAGCATTCAGAAGTGGATGCACGAGGCGATGCAGCAGACGACCGGCTATGCCGACACGCATCCGGCCTTGGTCGATCGACTGGCCGCGTTAGACCGACTTCCGGAAAAACAGAATGCCCCCGAACCGCCGGCCGATTTTCCCCATCTGCGCGACCCTCACGAGGCCACAGCCGCAAACTATTACCTGGACGCGCATGCCACCGCGACACGCGAAGCCCTCGACCGCAGCTGGGCGGAGTCTGTGGCGGACGAATGGCAACAGAAGCACGAAGAAATGGCGGCAGCGCGGGCACGCTGCCAGGCCTTAAGCGACCAATCTGCGACCGTCGGGCTCTCGATCGACGAGCTGTGGGAATATGCGTGCCAAATGGAAGCGCTCGAAAGCGACCGCGCAGCACTGCCGTTGCTGCAACAATTGCTCACGAAGGCACCCGCTCACGCGGCGGCGAACTTGGCGATGGGGCGCCTCCTTTTGGCGCAAGACGATCAAGCCGGTTTGCAGTATCTGGAGAAGGCCCTGGCGGCGGATCGCGAGGCGGTGATTCCAGCCTGCCAACTGGCCTCCACTTTCCTGGAACGCCGGGGCAACCATAAAGAATCCATGCGCTACCGCGTCAAGGCGCAGCGGCAACGGCAGCAGCTCCTTGAGGCCGAAGCCGAACGCAGCACGATCAAACCCGGGGACTCGTTCGAGCCGCACGGGCTGCCAGCTGAAGTGATTGAGGGGATCGCCCGGCAACTGGCATCGAGACCCGATATCCAGGCGGCCTACCTGGTCCGCAAGACGGTGCAGGCCCTGACCCGCGTCCCCTGCTATGCGTTGGTCATCATTCCGCACCGCGCCTGGTACGAGTTGCACGCGGACAGCAGCAATCAGGCTCTCTTGGAGCAGCTCCGCACGACACTGACGCTACCGGAAGACACCTACATCCTCATCGCCGACCAGCTGATGAAACACCGATGGATTAGCACTCTCAGACCCATCCCTCAATCCGCCATCCTGAGCACCCACACCACCGCTTTATAG
- a CDS encoding glycosyltransferase family 2 protein: MGISEPIVSVVIPTLNRPHLVVRAVRSALAQTVNAIEVIVVVDGPDEATVQALGAIEDPRLIIKPLSHNLGPAEARNAGVETARGRWVALLDHDDEWLPNKLDIQLRTAQQSMFQDPIISCRFIKRSETADVVLPRRLPAPGELMSDYLFRRTRLFGGEGLVQTSTILTTKQVLQKVPFRAESHRHDDIDWLLRASMRDETAVLFVANPEPLAIWHREEKLQTISSSKNWQFSFSWIQQNRHLVTSRAYASFLLTWVSANAIEQGDRSAFWPLLKEAFRHGVPGILDGIVFVGIWLIPQEWRRWAAISLTSSRN, translated from the coding sequence GTGGGAATCAGTGAGCCGATCGTGTCGGTCGTCATCCCGACTCTGAACAGGCCGCACTTGGTTGTGCGAGCGGTACGTAGTGCGTTGGCTCAGACCGTGAACGCGATTGAAGTGATTGTCGTTGTCGATGGACCGGACGAGGCGACCGTGCAGGCTCTAGGTGCAATAGAAGATCCCAGATTAATAATTAAGCCGCTGTCTCACAATCTGGGACCTGCAGAGGCTCGCAACGCAGGAGTCGAAACAGCTCGAGGACGATGGGTCGCCTTACTCGACCACGACGACGAATGGCTTCCCAATAAGCTCGACATCCAACTACGCACTGCCCAGCAGTCCATGTTCCAAGACCCCATCATCTCGTGCCGTTTCATCAAGCGGAGTGAAACCGCCGATGTCGTGTTGCCCCGCAGATTGCCGGCGCCCGGTGAGCTCATGAGTGACTATCTGTTCCGCCGAACCCGTCTGTTCGGAGGAGAAGGGCTTGTGCAGACCTCTACGATTCTTACGACCAAACAGGTATTGCAGAAGGTCCCGTTTCGAGCAGAGTCGCACAGACACGATGACATAGACTGGCTCCTCCGAGCCAGCATGCGTGACGAAACCGCCGTGCTATTTGTCGCGAACCCAGAACCACTTGCCATTTGGCATCGGGAGGAGAAACTCCAGACAATCAGCAGTAGCAAGAACTGGCAGTTTTCATTTTCCTGGATACAGCAGAACCGCCACCTCGTGACCTCCCGAGCCTACGCGTCGTTTTTGTTGACCTGGGTCAGCGCCAATGCGATCGAGCAAGGGGACCGATCGGCGTTCTGGCCGCTCCTGAAGGAGGCGTTTCGACATGGGGTTCCCGGAATCCTCGATGGCATTGTGTTTGTGGGCATCTGGCTGATTCCTCAAGAGTGGCGACGGTGGGCAGCCATCTCCTTGACCTCTTCGCGAAACTGA
- a CDS encoding glycosyltransferase — translation MERTQPFFSIIVPTYRRTQQLATCLASLAKLEYPGDRFEVIVVDDGGGGALDAVVAAVRDLLPVTLLRQPHVGPSGARNAGAVKAKGEYLVFTADDCMPAVNWLSTLAMRVAAEPDSAVGGAIINAFPDNHYSMATHLLIEYLYSYYNALPGAAQFFTPNNLVVPTDRYHAIGGFDESFVRATGEDREFCNRWTRHGYRMVYAPEVIVTHAHPLTFRAFVRQHFNYGRGTFRYRTMQASPRNGQMSLEPMSFYLNLLRASRSVARTKRKVQLTLLLGVSQVANAAGFVWESMERRG, via the coding sequence ATGGAACGAACGCAACCCTTCTTCTCCATTATCGTCCCTACCTATCGTCGCACTCAGCAACTTGCGACATGTCTTGCGTCATTGGCAAAACTCGAATATCCCGGCGACCGTTTTGAGGTGATTGTGGTGGACGACGGCGGCGGTGGAGCCCTCGATGCTGTCGTTGCGGCAGTCAGAGATTTGCTACCCGTGACGCTGCTCCGGCAGCCGCATGTCGGACCGTCAGGCGCGCGGAATGCCGGTGCGGTGAAAGCTAAGGGCGAGTATCTTGTCTTTACGGCCGACGACTGCATGCCCGCCGTGAATTGGCTGAGCACGTTGGCCATGCGCGTTGCCGCTGAGCCGGATTCCGCAGTGGGCGGGGCCATTATCAACGCATTCCCAGACAATCATTACTCGATGGCCACCCATCTGTTGATCGAATACTTGTATTCCTACTACAACGCATTGCCTGGGGCCGCGCAATTCTTCACCCCAAACAACTTGGTTGTTCCGACAGATCGTTACCATGCGATCGGCGGATTTGATGAATCCTTTGTGAGGGCGACAGGAGAAGACCGCGAGTTTTGTAACCGTTGGACTCGCCATGGGTATCGCATGGTCTATGCTCCCGAAGTCATCGTCACGCATGCGCATCCCCTCACGTTTCGAGCTTTTGTCCGGCAGCATTTCAACTATGGGCGCGGGACGTTCAGATATCGGACGATGCAGGCTTCGCCGAGAAACGGACAGATGTCGTTGGAGCCCATGTCGTTTTATCTCAATTTGCTTCGAGCGTCCCGGAGCGTTGCCCGGACGAAGAGGAAAGTTCAGTTGACACTCTTGCTCGGAGTTTCGCAGGTGGCCAATGCAGCTGGATTTGTGTGGGAGTCCATGGAACGACGCGGTTGA
- a CDS encoding glycosyltransferase, with protein MRFCMVTTFYPPYHFGGDATFVQALARALVSEGHHVEVVHCEDAYRLRGREQPAVQAERDGVVVHRLRSPFGKLSPLLTQQTGWPGVKARQLRAVLDCDFDVVNFHNISLIGGPGVLQLSRAPVTLYTLHEHWLLCPTHIFWKNQAQACDRPECFTCCLRSEVPPQLWRFTNLIQRSLANVDALLAPSEYTAQRHRAAGLTTPIEVLPTFSSLEPGSSGRPADGGRPRFVFVGRITASKGIGGLLEEFARLPEFDLNVIGDGDLRQSLQTQYSGCRHIRFLGSVPQRELIGTYQSATALILPSLAPEVFPLTVLEALACGTPAVVHDAGGNREAVEKTGGGFVYRSGKELRQILSALAEDATLREALAQRARSGYERFYTRAQYLARYLRVIDTIGKKKGVAVGV; from the coding sequence ATGCGTTTTTGCATGGTGACCACATTTTATCCTCCCTATCATTTTGGTGGGGATGCGACGTTTGTGCAGGCGCTCGCTCGCGCATTGGTCTCCGAAGGCCATCATGTCGAAGTCGTGCACTGCGAAGATGCCTATCGCCTGCGAGGCAGGGAGCAGCCGGCTGTACAGGCCGAGCGGGATGGGGTGGTGGTGCATCGTCTGCGCAGCCCCTTCGGTAAGCTGTCTCCGCTGCTCACCCAACAAACAGGCTGGCCGGGAGTAAAGGCGAGACAGCTGCGAGCGGTACTTGACTGTGATTTCGATGTGGTCAACTTCCATAACATTTCTTTGATCGGAGGACCCGGTGTCCTTCAACTGAGCCGCGCACCTGTGACGCTGTATACCCTGCACGAACACTGGCTGCTCTGTCCGACACATATTTTCTGGAAGAATCAAGCTCAAGCCTGCGACCGTCCGGAGTGTTTCACTTGTTGCCTTCGATCAGAGGTTCCTCCTCAATTGTGGCGGTTTACGAACTTGATTCAGCGCAGCTTGGCTAATGTCGACGCACTCTTAGCTCCAAGCGAATACACGGCACAGCGACACCGCGCCGCGGGACTGACTACGCCCATCGAGGTCTTACCGACGTTCTCTAGCCTAGAGCCGGGATCTTCTGGACGCCCTGCGGACGGAGGAAGGCCGCGCTTTGTGTTCGTCGGCCGCATCACAGCTTCGAAGGGCATCGGTGGTCTTCTGGAGGAGTTCGCGCGATTGCCGGAATTCGATCTGAACGTCATTGGAGACGGAGACCTGCGACAATCCCTTCAAACGCAGTACTCCGGCTGCCGCCATATTCGTTTCTTGGGATCGGTTCCTCAGCGTGAGCTGATTGGGACGTATCAAAGTGCAACGGCCTTGATCCTTCCGTCGCTGGCGCCGGAAGTGTTCCCGCTGACCGTGCTCGAAGCGCTGGCCTGCGGGACACCGGCTGTGGTGCATGACGCCGGCGGGAACCGGGAAGCGGTCGAAAAAACCGGTGGCGGGTTCGTGTATCGATCCGGAAAGGAGCTCCGGCAGATTCTCTCCGCGCTCGCGGAGGACGCGACCTTACGAGAGGCACTCGCGCAGCGGGCCCGATCCGGGTACGAGCGATTCTATACGCGAGCACAATACCTAGCTCGCTATCTGCGCGTCATCGATACCATTGGGAAAAAGAAGGGTGTGGCGGTCGGGGTGTGA